Within the Portunus trituberculatus isolate SZX2019 chromosome 26, ASM1759143v1, whole genome shotgun sequence genome, the region tctgtctgtctgtgtcatcTGCCCCATTCACGCGGTCAAAGTTTCTAACCTTTTTCCTTGAGGCCCGTCTGCTTGTGCCTAACAACAGCTTTGAtggttttcctgttttctccattacatatatttcaattcttctttctccatcgtCATGTATGCAGGTGTACCATATCACAGGTGTGTTCTGGGTgggtttggagtgttttgtgtgtttggaatgtgttttgggtatgttttttgggtgtttggggtgttttgggtgtgttttgagtatgtgtttgggtgtgttttgggttggtttggaatgttttgtgtgtttgagtgtgttttgggtgtgttttggagtgtttggggtgttttgggtgggtttggaatgttttgtgtgtttgagtgtgttttgggtgtgttttgggtgtgttttttggtgtttgaatgtgtttgagttcatttggagtgttttgtgtgtttgaatgtgtttgagtTCATTTTAGTgctgttttgggtgtgttttggggggtttgtgggtgttttgggtgggtTTTGGGATGTGTTTGGAGTGTTGCGTGTGTTTGGGGATGTTTGAAtccattttggggtgtttgagggtgttttggtgtgtttggagtgttttatgtgttttggatgtgtttgagtgtattttggggatattttgagggttaagttaggttatgtaatgtttgggtgtttgagtgtgttttgggatgttttatgtgttttgagtgtgttttgtgtgatttgagtgtgtttggtgggctgTTTGGATGGGCTTTgcatgtgttttggtgtgtgagtggtttgggtgtattttaggtttttgtgtgtgttttgggtgtgtttggggtgtgttggatgtgttttgaatgtatttgggtgtgtttggatgtgttttgaatGTATTTGAgcgtgtttgggtgtatttagGTAAGTTTTGGGTATGTTAAGTGTGTTTAGatttgttttgagtgttatagatgtgtgtgtgtgtgtgtgtgtgtgtgtgtgtgtgtgtgtgtgtgtgtgtgtgtgtgtgtgtcatccctcaccaccactcctccctcactccacagGTTGACCAGCACTTGATCGAGCCAGTACTGGAGGTGGCAGATCTTCTTGGCGTCAAGGGCTTGGCTGGCATTCGCTCAAACCCAACCATTCAGAAGTTCATggccactcccaccaccaccaccaccaccactgatccCACCCCTGCCACCAATGCGAACATAAatcccactgctgccaccaatgTTACTAATCCCACCCCTGCCACCACTTGCCTGCAGGACCTCCCCCCTACCACCACAGCCTCCACAGCACCGCAGGACGCCACAATAGAGAACGAGGCTGCCAGACAAACactagacacacagacaaacgcaCAGACTGACGCACTTacagacacactcacagacgcacacacagatatacagacaTCAGGAATCGATCTTTCAATGGCGAAAAATGAACCCAGGTCACCTAAAGATGCCCAGggggtcacacaggtcacacagGAGGCCACAGAAGCGGTCACATCATTAGTCACATGTGGTCAAGAGGTGATGCCATCGGAAGTGACCGAGGCCACAGCAGGAGTAGCGGAggtgacagggagggagggcgaggagcagccaccaccagcactgccatcttgctggaagagaagaagattggtgagtgtgtgtttgattaggttaggtttggtgaggtgaagtgaggtgtgttgtgtagtgcagtgtgttagttaggtgaagtgagtgaggtgtgttgAGTAGTGCAGTGTGTTAGTTAGgtgaagtgagtgaggtgtgttgtgtagtgcagtgtgttagttaggtgaagtgaggtgtgttgtgtagtgcagtgtgttagttaggtgaagtgagtgaggtgtgttgtgtagtgcagtgtgttaggtgaagtgaggtgtgttgtgtagtgcagtgtgttagttaggtgaagtgagtgaggtgtgttgtgtagtgcagtgtgttagttaggtgaagtgaggtgtgttgtgtagtgcagtgtgttagtgaggtgaagtgagtgaggtgtgttgtgtagtgcagtgtgttagttaggtgaagtgagtgaggtgtgttgtgtagtgcagtgtgttagttaggtgaagtgaggtgtgttgtgtagtgcagtgtgttagttaggtgaagtgaggtgtgttgtgtagtgcagtgtgttagtgaggtgaagtgagtgaggtgtgttgtgtggtgcagtgtgttagttaggtgaagtgagtgaggtgtgttgTGTAGTGAAGTGTGTTAGTTAGgtgaagtgagtgaggtgtgttgtgtagtgcagtgtgttagttaggtgaagtgagtgaggtgtgttgtgtagtgcagtgtgttagtgaggtgtgttgtgtagtgcagtgtgttagttaggtgaagtgagtgaggtgtgttgtgtagtgcagtgtgttagttaggtgaagtgaggtgtgttgtgtagtgcagtgtgttagtgaggtgaagtgagtgaggtgtgttgtgtagtgcagtgtgttagttaggtgaagtgagtgaggtgtgttgtgtagtgcagtgtgttagttaggtgaagtgagtgaggtgtgttgAGTAGTGCAGTGTGTTAGTTAGgtgaagtgagtgaggtgtgttgtgtagtgcagtgtgttagttaggtgaagtgaagtgaggtgtgttgtgtagtgcagtgtgttagtgaggtgaagtgagtgaggtgtgttgtgtagtgcagtgtgttagttaggtgaagtgaggtgtgttgtgtagtgcagtgtgttagttaggtgaagtgagtgaggtgtgttgtgtagtgcagtgtgttagtgaggtgaagtgagtgaggtgtgttgTGTAGTGAAGTGTGttagtgaggtgaagtgaggtgtgttgtgtagtgcagtgtgttagttaggtgaagtgagtgaggtgtgttgtgtagtgcagtgtgttaggtgaagtgaggtgtgttgtgtagtgcagtgtgttaggtgaagtgaggtgtgtTGTGTAGACGAGCTGACTAGTTATGATCTGTATTAATTTACCGATTATTACTAAAATTAGGTGcagaaaacgtgtgtgtgcaAGACAGTGGCTTTAATGCAGAGAAGAGTGCTACCTTTGTCATGATCCTGTGGTAATGATGAGAGTGAGGGATGGTTCTAACAGTGCATTTCCTTCAGGCTTAAATTATATGATTTAATTGGTTATTTAATTCGTTTCTTATTTAAAACATCTCGCACATGTATGAGTGTTGGTGTGACAGTATGGCAGTGTTTACAAAGATGCCAGGAGAGTTTGAGCATGTGTGAGGTGCGGGCTTCAGGAGATAAGAAGCTGGAAAATGCTGGTAGTGCTGATAAACGCTCATTTGATGCTGCCTGTTCGTCTTGCATTAAGTTTAAGATCTTCAATTGACCAATAACTGCgagaaacaggtgtgtgtgtgtgtgtgtgtgtgtgtgtgtgagatttgtATAGTGAATGGATAaatgattaatctctctctctctctctctctctctctctctctctctctctctctctctctctctctctctctctctctctctctctctctctctctctctctctctctctctctctctctccccaaccaCAAGCAGGACAGTCCCAGCAGTGAGGACATCCTGGACCCAGACTGGGGGCGGATTGGACCCAAGGTGGACCAGTGCCCTCCTAGACCCTCCACGGCAGCTGACCTCTTGCCGCGGACCATCACCCTCACCGCCATCTCCTCCGCCGCCGCTGCGTCCTCTGGTGAGTGTGTTGAGGGGTGTTTCatgcagttaggttaggttgggttgggttgggttgggttaggttagggtgggttagggtgggttaggttgggttgggttaggttagtttgtacATGTAAAGAGAGTTCGGTAATGTTCTGGTAACACTCATGGCAACACAAGAACACTGGCTTACATGTGGCTGGCTCTCTATCAAACACATcttcctgtagtagtagtagtagtagtagtagtagtagtagtagtaatgtaccAGTCATCCGCCACTCTGCCCAGCCTGCCTCTCTTAATCTGACTTTCAAGATTCAACTGTtctttctggtgtgtgtgtgtgtgtgtgtgtgtgtgtgtgtgtgtgtgtgtgtgtgtgtgtgtgtgtgtgtgtgtgtgtgtgtgtgtgtgtgtgtgtgtgtgtgtgtgtgtgtgtgtgtgtgtgtgtgtgtatgtgtgtgtgcatggtgtgtgtgtgtgtgtgtgtgtgtgtgtgtgtgtgtgtgtgtgtgtgtgtgtgtgatgcatgatgtgtgtgtgtgtgcgtgtgtgcgcgggCGCGTTCATGCAGGGGCGGGGAGGGGTGTCCCTGGCCGCGCCCCTGACAGTCCTCCCCCACAGGGGCGGGGCCGCGGGTGGAGCGCAGCGTGGAGGTGCCGTGCGAGGCGGGGCCgctcaccatcaccgtcacgaCGGGGCCCGACGCCCCCCAAGCCGCCCCACGCCCCGTCACACGCCGCAGGGCGCTGCTCCCCCCAGCGTCTCCCTCACCCCCTGCCGCCGCGGCGCTTCGGAGGGCACGGCGCAGGCTGCGGGCGCGGCGTGGCGAGGAGGGGCGGCGGCGCTGGGTGGCGCGGGATCGGCACTGCCTAGACAGCGGCGGCACCGCGGAGCGCCCCGCCACCAGGCTTCGAAGGCGAAGCACCGCTCCGCGCCCCACGCCCGCAGCACCCTGCGATCTGCCTTTCCCTGCCGCGGCGCGGCCTGTCGGCGACGCCTTGCAGGGTGTGGCGTGTGTGGCGCAGGCCCCggaccaccaccagtactgcccacagcagcagcagcaacaacatcatcagcagcagcagcaccagcatcaGCATCAACAGGTGGTGCAGCAGGCGGTGGGGCACgcacagctgcagcagcagggCGAGGGCGCCGCGGTGGGCCAGGGTGTGGGGCAGGGTGTAGGGGagtgtgaggtggaggagggaggggatgaggCGTTCCCCGCGGTGTCACCCCTGGCACTGTTCTCGCTTCCTCCACCGCGGCCCCGCGCCAAGCAGCGACGCACCACGCTGACACTGGAGcagaaggtgaaggtggtggaggcgtTCCTGGAGGGCAAGAGTCAGCGGCAGATCGCGGGGCTGTACGGCACGGGCAAGACGCAGGTCAGCGGCATCATCCGCCGCAGGGAGGAGGTGCTTGCTGCCTACCGCGACTCACTGCTGCGCGGCGAGCGGCTTACGGCGCAGCGGCGCAAGCGGCGCGGCGGCTACGCCCGGCTCAATCAGCACCTGATTCAGTGGTACCGCCACGCCGTGGGTGCGGGCGGCGCCAGGGTGACGGCCGGCATGCTGCGGGCCAAGGCGCTGCAGCTGGCGCCGCAGCTCGGTTACCACGACTTCAAGGCGTCCAACGGCTGGCTGGCCACCTTCAAGGCTAACCACAACCTCAAGTTCTCCCGCCCCGGCCGTGCCGCCCCGCCTCCCGCCGCGCCCCTCCACCATAACGACACCGACGAGGACCTCACTCCAGCCCGCCGCCCCGCGCCGGTCCCCGGGGCCTtcgtggaggagggggaggcggaGGGGTCGTGTGGCGGCCCTGCCCCGCAGCGCCCCGAGACGGAGGATGAGCTGGGCCCTGCACGCCAGACGCTGGACCCATGCGAGTCCCCTGCCGACCCCAGCGACCCCGCTGGGCTGCTGCACCCAGGGCtgagcggggcggggctggccaAGCCCCCGCAGATGGTGAACTCCATCGGGGCGAATCTGTCTGCGGCGTACAACCTGTCCCGCGACCTGGGCCGCGAGCTGAACCGCGGCGAGGCGGGCCCCGACCTGTCCGTCATGTCCGCCAGTCCCCTGGGGCACCCTGCAGCGCTGGGGCGGGGCGTGGAGGGCCCCGTCAAGGCCCCGGAGGGCCCCTGTCAGCCTACAAGTCCGAGGAGCCCCTGCCCTACGCCTACGATCCGCAGAACCGCATGGCCGaggctgccccgccccgccccgccgagTACAACTACGCACCCTACGGCTTCCCCGGCGGCTACTACGGCTACCACTTCCTCGGACAGTATTGAGTCAAACCCGCCCCgcctgccctgccccgccccgccccgccccgcgtgtctttttcattattgttttgtttactgattgtttattgtttttatgtttctctctctctctctctctctctctctctctctctctctctctctctctctctctctctctctctctctctctctctctctctctctctctctctctctctctctctctctctctctctctctctctctctctctgtgttgttgTGAATAAAGGAGTGTGAAGGCGTGGCGTGTTGTGTCTCTCACATCTtagagttaaaaaaagaaaaaaaaaaaacaattgaaaacAAACTTCACTCTTTATGGGTAAGCTTTGATGGTTGTCTTGTATGTTTCAGTTagatttactttattattattattattattattattattattattattattattattattattatctttaaatTTCTTTCATAAGTTAGATATTAATGCCTTGTAGCTTtgagtgtttgtctctctctctctctctctctctctctctctctctctctctctctctctctctctctctctctctctctctctctctctctctctctctctctctctctctctctctctctctctctctctctctctcatacatttcaTTATTCACAGTGAGATGGTTAGAT harbors:
- the LOC123509075 gene encoding LOW QUALITY PROTEIN: uncharacterized protein LOC123509075 (The sequence of the model RefSeq protein was modified relative to this genomic sequence to represent the inferred CDS: inserted 1 base in 1 codon); amino-acid sequence: MAATDSSEQQLRFRWNDHPQHLSKVLTLQRVQERYCDITLVSEDGFITKAHQAVLVSCSSYFERVLGEVRQDQHPMVVLRGANLQQLTCLLDFMYQGNLQVDQHLIEPVLEVADLLGVKGLAGIRSNPTIQKFMATPTTTTTTTDPTPATNANINPTAATNVTNPTPATTCLQDLPPTTTASTAPQDATIENEAARQTLDTQTNAQTDALTDTLTDAHTDIQTSGIDLSMAKNEPRSPKDAQGVTQVTQEATEAVTSLVTCGQEVMPSEVTEATAGVAEVTGREGEEQPPPALPSCWKRRRLDSPSSEDILDPDWGRIGPKVDQCPPRPSTAADLLPRTITLTAISSAAAASSGAGPRVERSVEVPCEAGPLTITVTTGPDAPQAAPRPVTRRRALLPPASPSPPAAAALRRARRRLRARRGEEGRRRWVARDRHCLDSGGTAERPATRLRRRSTAPRPTPAAPCDLPFPAAARPVGDALQGVACVAQAPDHHQYCPQQQQQQHHQQQQHQHQHQQVVQQAVGHAQLQQQGEGAAVGQGVGQGVGECEVEEGGDEAFPAVSPLALFSLPPPRPRAKQRRTTLTLEQKVKVVEAFLEGKSQRQIAGLYGTGKTQVSGIIRRREEVLAAYRDSLLRGERLTAQRRKRRGGYARLNQHLIQWYRHAVGAGGARVTAGMLRAKALQLAPQLGYHDFKASNGWLATFKANHNLKFSRPGRAAPPPAAPLHHNDTDEDLTPARRPAPVPGAFVEEGEAEGSCGGPAPQRPETEDELGPARQTLDPCESPADPSDPAGLLHPGLSGAGLAKPPQMVNSIGANLSAAYNLSRDLGRELNRGEAGPDLSVMSASPLGHPAALGRGVEGPVKAPEXPLSAYKSEEPLPYAYDPQNRMAEAAPPRPAEYNYAPYGFPGGYYGYHFLGQY